One window of the Salminus brasiliensis chromosome 1, fSalBra1.hap2, whole genome shotgun sequence genome contains the following:
- the tbrg4 gene encoding FAST kinase domain-containing protein 4, protein MTTKLLGRWARLLSRCPQASAAPARLQAPTAYSAELLWPHTQIQPAVRPLCTRWKIVKEEDSPTLKRSELEEVIGKATTPEEVLQAWDSQGGDGNQAARCLIQISKLRGEKRGENTEDILQHPLCVRLMETVNSKIPFIWNSTLVFLLPALSNLGVAPNAAVLCTLQSEVLKRLRRFNYHHLAYLLNWSSKGHNKDDPSSKYLTTAILKQLELRWTELNDPRSLNIIMGCATILPPSLMERLEEKALELAEKLSAEDLCKVALSLALLERRAVPLLRALSYYLQQKPSRELKTPLLLDVIYSFGRLNFYNAQMFKRVAGELLHRMEQLSSTDVVKCSKSLSFLKWLHQPLFDGFAEHFLKNHVQYSTLQLCNLLMSFSNLNFQPSSNEEFYKKVHEVLEGSWEGFEPPLQTDVVWSLCVLQQAKPEFITAVTDPAFQTELAGVSSVRTENYRLKLLQIAASAHLDLGQTDVDPTINLPAAQPKPLSPMSLQKDVQVALQSLTDKCPSALRTNVDTVYGWTVDAELVVDSENKPIDLNNLVAPHLPGGGGSKQLPQGAHRLAFLVWEFPQFLFKTEDLLGRFIMKKRHMQLAGFLVVEVPYFEWLALKSDRQKTAYLKDKIGKAVAEDMAR, encoded by the exons ATGACCACCAAGCTTCTGGGTCGATGGGCTCGCCTGTTGTCCCGCTGTCCTCAGGCTTCTGCCGCTCCCGCCCGCCTGCAGGCACCCACCGCTTATTCGGCGGAGCTGCTGTGGCCCCATACGCAGATCCAGCCCGCTGTCAGACCCCTGTGCACGCGCTGGAAAATAGTCAAGGAAGAAGACTCGCCAACGTTAAAACGCTCAGAACTGGAAGAGGTTATAGGCAAGGCTACCACTCCAGAAGAGGTGCTGCAGGCATGGGATAGTCAGGGTGGCGACGGCAATCAGGCAGCCAGGTGTCTGATCCAGATCAGCAAACTGAGAGGGGAGAAGAGGGGGGAAAACACTGAGGATATTCTGCAGCACCCTCTGTGTGTGCGCCTGATGGAGACGGTGAATTCTAAG ATTCCCTTCATCTGGAATAGTACACTGGTCTTTCTTCTGCCCGCTCTCTCTAACCTGGGTGTGGCCCCCAATGCTGCTGTGCTGTGCACTCTCCAGTCCGAGGTACTAAAGAGACTTCGGCGTTTCAACTACCACCACTTGGCCTACCTGTTGAACTGGTCCTCCAAAGGTCACAATAAAGA TGACCCAAGCAGCAAGTATCTGACCACAGCCATACTGAAGCAGCTGGAGCTACGCTGGACAGAGCTAAATGACCCACGATCACTCAACATCATCATGGGCTGTGCCACAATTCTCCCGCCATCCctaatggaaagactggaagaAAAG GCCCTGGAACTGGCTGAGAAGTTAAGTGCCGAAGATCTCTGCAAAGTGGCGTTATCTTTGGCATTGCTGGAGCGACGAGCAGTGCCTCTCTTGCGGGCTTTGTCATACTACCTGCAACAGAAACCCTCCCGCGAACTCAAAACACCTCTGCTGTTGGACGTTATTTACTCTTTTG GTAGGCTGAATTTCTACAATGCCCAGATGTTTAAAAGGGTGGCCGGAGAGCTGTTGCATAGGATGGAGCAGTTGAGCTCAACTGATGTCGTTAAATGTTCAAAGTCCCTGTCTTTTCTGAAGTGGCTTCACCAGCCTCTCTTTGATGGTTTTGCAGAG caCTTCCTGAAAAACCATGTCCAGTACAGCACGCTGCAGCTGTGTAACCTTCTCATGTCCTTCTCCAACCTAAACTTCCAGCCCAGCAGTAATGAGGAGTTCTACAAAAAg gtTCATGAAGTTTTGGAAGGCTCCTGGGAAGGGTTCGAGCCACCTCTGCAGACGGACGTGGTGTGGTCTCTCTGTGTGCTACAGCAGGCCAAACCCGAATTTATCACTGCTGTTACAGACCCTGCCTTTCAGACCGAACTTGCAG GTGTCAGTTCTGTTCGCACAGAGAACTACAGGCTAAAGCTGCTTCAGATTGCTGCTTCTGCTCATCTGGATCTTGGCCAGACTGATGTGGATCCAACTATCAACCTACCAGCTGCCCAGCCCAAACCACTCAGTCCAATGTCCCTGCAAAAAGATGTGCAGGTGGCCCTCCAGAGCCTGACCGACAAGTGTCCGTCTGCCCTCCGCACTAACGTAGACACTGTGTACGGCTGGACTGTAG ACGCAGAGTTGGTGGTGGACTCTGAGAACAAGCCTATTGACTTGAATAATCTTGTAGCTCCACACTTACCTGGAGGTGGTGGTTCAAAGCAGTTGCCGCAAGGAGCACACAG gCTGGCATTCCTGGTTTGGGAGTTCCCTCAATTTCTCTTCAAAACCGAAGATCTCCTGGGACGCTTCATCATGAAGAAACGCCACATGCAACTGGCTGGGTTTCTGGTAGTGGAG GTGCCTTACTTTGAGTGGCTGGCGTTGAAGTCTGATAGGCAGAAAACGGCCTACCTGAAGGATAAGATTGGGAAGGCAGTAGCTGAGGACATGGCCAGATGA